The following is a genomic window from Amycolatopsis sp. BJA-103.
CGCTGTGGCTGGGTTCGGTGAAGTCGAACATCGGGCACACGCAGGCGGCCGCCGGTGTCGCTGGCGTGATCAAGATGGTGTTGGCGTTGCAGAACAAGGAACTTCCGCGGACGTTGCACGCCGAGACGCCGTCGTCGCATGTGGACTGGACGGCGGGCGAGGTCCGGTTGTTGACGGAGAACGTGGCCTGGGAGTCGGGGCGGACTCGCCGGGCGGGCGTGTCGGCGTTCGGCATCAGCGGGACCAACGCGCACGTCATCATCGAGGAAGCTCCCGAGGAAGAGGCTGCCGAGGTCGTGGCGACGGACGAGCCGACGGTGTGGGTGGTGTCGGGTCGTTCGGCGGACGGGCTGACGGCGCAGGCCGCGCGGCTTCGCGAGCGGGTCGTCGGGCGTGGGCTGGATCCGGTGGATGTCGGCTGGGCGTTGGCCACCACGCGGTCGGTGTTTGACCATCGGGCCGTCGTGTTCGGCGACGATCTCCTGAGCGGGCTGGACAGTCTGGCCGCGGGGGAGTCCGTCGGGTCGGTTGTTTCGGGCGCCGCCGATCCGGGTGTTCGGGTGGGTTTGGTGTTCGCGGGTCAGGGTTCGCAGTGGGCTGGTATGGGCCGGGCACTGTATGAGTCGAGTGCGGTGTTCGCCCAGGTCTTTGACCGGGTTTCGGGTTTGTTGGAGCTGGAGCTGGGTGTTTCGGTTCGGGACGTGGTGCTGGATTCGGAGACGCCGGGCAGTGATCAGACTTTGTATGCGCAGGCTGGGTTGTTCGCCTTTGAGGTGGCGTTGTTCGAGGTGTTGCGGGCGGCCGGGGTTCGGGCGGATGCGGTGGTCGGGCATTCGGTAGGTGAGATTGCGGCAGCACACGCGGCTGGCGTGTTGTCTCTGTCGGATGCGTGTCGTCTGGTTGCTACTCGTGCTCGGTTGATGCAGGCGTTGCCGGTGGGTGGTGCTATGGCGGCGATCAACGCGCCGGAGGGTGAGGTCGTTGAGACCTTGACAGATGGGGTGTCGATAGCGGCGGTCAATGGGCCGGAGTCGGTGGTGGTCTCTGGTGAAGTCGATGCGGTCGAACAGATCGTGGCGCTCTGGAAGGAGCGCGGGAACCGGGTTCGGCGGCTGCGGGTGAGTCACGCGTTCCACTCGGCGGCGATGGATCCGGTGCTGGATGAGCTGCGTCAGGTGGCTGAAGGGCTCACGTACGAGCGTCCGGAATTGTTGTGGGCGGGTGCGTTGACCGGTGAGCTGGTCGCTGACTGCGAGGCCGGTTATTGGCCCGCGCAGACGCGTCGCCCGGTGCGGTTCGGGGACGCGGTGGAGTCCCTTGTGGCGCAGGGGATTTCGGTGTTCCTGGAGGTCGGGCCGGACGGTTCGCTGTCGGCGTTGGGTTCGGCGGCCGGGTTCGTGCCGTTGCAGCGCAAGGACGGCACCGGCCTGATCGCCGGGCTGGCGCGGGCTTTCGTGCAGGGGGTGAGTGTCGACTGGAGTGCGCTGATTCCCCAGGGGAACCGCGCGCAGCTGCCGACGTATGCCTTCCAGCACAAGCGCTACTGGCCGCAGGGCGTGCAGACGCGACCGGGCACCGCGACGGGTTCGGCGGCGGACGCAGAGTTCTGGGCCGCGGTGGAGAGTGGCGATCTGACCGAACTCGCCGACACCTTGTCCCTTGAGGACAGTGCGCAGCTCGGCGAGGTGCTGCCCGCACTGGTCTCCTGGCGCAAACGTGAACACGACCGCACGGCCACCGCGGACTGGCGTTACCGCGTGAGCTGGGCGTCGATCCCGGAGCCTGCCGCGCATACGTTGTCCGGGCGCTGGATCGTGGTGCGCACCCCGGACCAGGCCGGGCACGAGTTGGCGCGGACCTGTCTGCGTGTGCTGGCCGAGTACGGCGCCGAGGTGAGCGTGCTGGAAGCGGTGGAGAGCACCGACGTGGCGGCCATGACCGCGCGGATCGAGGACGTCGTCGGCGACGGCGCGGTCTCCGGGCTGGTGTCGCTGCTGGCGCTGGACGAGACTCCGGCGCCCGGCTTCCCGAACCTGGTCAATGGGGTGGCCGGGACCCAGACGCTCATCCAGGCGATGATCGCGCTGCACCTGCCCGCTCCCTTGTGGACGCTCACCCGGGGCGCGGTGTCCGCTCTTCCCGGCGAGCCGACTGAGAATCCGGAGCAGTCGCAGGTATGGGGCGTGGCCAGGGTCGCGGTGCTGGAGCACCCCGACCATGGCGGCGGCATGATCGACGTGCCGGTCGAGTTCGACGACACGGCCGCGCGACGGCTGTGCGCGCTGCTGGCCGACTCTGACGGCGAAGACCAGCTCGCGATCCGCGAGAACGGGATCTTCGGCCGTCGTCTCGGCCGGGCCGGTGCGCCCAAGGGCGCGGCGGGGCGGTTCGCGCCGTCCGGCACCGCGCTGATCACCGGCGGCACCGGCGCGATCGGCGGGCACGTGTCCCGCTGGCTCGGCGAGCGCGGCGTCGAACGGCTCGTGGTGACCAGCCGCTCCGGCGCCACCGCGGCGGGGGCACCGGCGCTGGCCGCCGAACTGGCCGGCGAGGGCACTGCGGTCGAGGTGTTCGCCTGCGACGCCGCTGTCGAGTCCGAGCTGGCCGGAGTGCTGACCCGGATCGGGCACGACGGCCCGCCGTTGAAGGTGGTCATGCACGCCGCGGGCGTGGCGCAAGCGACGCCGCTGGACGAGATTTCCCTGGCGGAACTGGCGACCGTGCTGGCGGCCAAGGCCGACGGCGCGGCCGCGCTGGACCGGCTGACCGCGGGGATCGAGTTGGACGCGTTCGTGCTGTTCTCCTCGATCGCGGCGACCTGGGGCAGCGGCATGCAGGCCAGCTACGCTGCCGCCAACTGCTACCTGGACGCGCTGGTGGAGAACCGGCTCGCCCGCGGCCTCGCCGCCACTTCGGTGGCTTGGGGTCCGTGGGGCGGCGGCGGAATGACCGACGTCGAGGACGCGGCGCTGCTGAGCCGTCGCGGGCTCGGCATGCTCGATCCCGGCCACGCGGTCAACGCGCTGGCGCAGGTGCTCGACAGCGGCGAGAGCCTGACGGTCGTCGCCGACGTGGACTGGGGCCGGTTCGCGCCGCCGTTCACCCTGCGCCGCCCGAGCCGGCTCATCGAAAGCCTTCCCGACGTCGTCGAGGCGTTGGAGAGCCGGGACGAGGAGCCGGGCGTGGCCGCGGGCAACGCGCTGGCCGGGAAGCTGTCCGGGCTTTCCCAGGCCGAACAGCAGCGGCTGCTGGTCGACCTGGTGCGCGCCGAGGCGGCGACCGTCCTCGGGCACGAGAAGGACGTCGTGGAGGCCGACCGGTCCTTCAGCGATCTCGGCGCCGACTCGCTCACCGCGGTGGAACTGCGCGACCGGCTGGGTTCGAGCACCGGGATGTCGTTGCCCAGCACGCTGTTGTTCGACTACCCGACTCCGGCCGCGCTCGCCGAACACCTGCGGACGAGCCTGGTCGCGGAGGTCAGCGCGGTCGCCCCGGTGCTCGCCGAACTGGACAAGCTGCAAGGCCTGCTCGACGGGCTGGCCACCGCGGACGAGTCCGCGCTGATCACCAACCGGCTCGAAGTCGTGCTGGCGAAGTGGAAAGAAGCGAAGGAAAACCACGCCGGCGACGGCGTCGAGGAGAAGCTCGAATCGTCTTCGGACGACGAAGTCTTCGACTTCATCGGCAAAGAACTCGGCATCTACTGACCAGACGAAGACGCGACTTCCTCCACGGGGTGACGTAAGTGAACGAAGACAAGCTCCGCTACTTCCTCAAGCGGGTGACCGCCAGCCTGCACGAAACGCGGCAGCGCCTACAGGAGGTGGAATCCTCCGGCGAGGAGCCGATCGCCATCGTCGGCATGAGCTGCCGGTTCCCCGGCGGCGTGGCGACGCCGGAGGACCTGTGGGAGCTGCTGTCCGACGGGCGCGAGTCGGTCGCCGAACTGCCGCGAGACCGCGGCTGGGACGTCACCGCCGCGGAGGTGCGCGAGGGCAACTTCGTCGACGACGCCACCGGTTTCGACGCCGGGTTCTTCGGGATCAGTCCGCGCGAGGCGCTTTCGATGGACCCGCAGCAGCGGTTGCTGCTGGAGGTGGTGTGGGAGGCGTTGGAGCGCGCCGGGATCGACCCGGCCTCGCTGCGGGGATCCGCGACGGGTGTGTTCGCCGGCGCGTCCGGTTCGGGCTACGGCTGGCTTTCGGGCAAGCAGGGCGAGCACGACGGACAAGTGATGACCGGCAATGCCACGAGCATTCTGTCCGGCCGGATCTCCTACACGCTGGGACTGGAGGGGCCCGCGATCACGGTGGACACGGCGTGCTCTTCGTCGCTGGTTTCGCTGCACCTGGCCTGCCAGGCGTTGCGCTCGCGAGAGTGCTCGATGGCGTTGGTCGGCGGTGCCTTTGTCGCGGCTACTCCGGTGCTGTTCACCGACTTCAGCACGTCGCTCGGGCTTTCCCCGGACGGCCGGTGCAAGACGTTCGGCGCGGGCGCGGACGGCATGGGCGTCGCCGAGGGCGCGGGTGTCGTGGTGGTCGAGCGGCTGTCGGACGCGCGGCGCAACGGGCACCTGATTTTGGCGGTGGTGCGGGGTTCGGCGGTGAACCAGGACGGCGCTTCGAACGGGTTGACCGCGCCGAATGGTCCTTCGCAGCAGCGGGTGATCCGGGCGGCGTTGGCGAGTGCGCGTTTGTCCACTGAGGACGTTGACGTGGTGGAGGCGCACGGGACCGGTACGCCGCTGGGCGACCCCATTGAGGCGCAGGCGTTGCTGGCGACTTATGGTCAGGGCCGGCCGGAGGGGCGGCCGTTGTGGCTGGGTTCGGTGAAGTCGAACATCGGGCACACCCAGCAGGCCGCGGGCATGGCCGGGATCATCAAAACCGTGCTGTCGCTGCGCAATCAGGAACTGCCGCGCACCTTGCACGTGGAAGAACCGACCACGCACGTGGACTGGTCGGCCGGGGAGGTCCGGCTGCTGGCCGAGCCGGTGCCGTGGCCGGAGGGGGAGCGGGTGCGCCGGGCCGGGGTGTCGGCGTTCGGCATGAGCGGCACCAACGTGCACATCATCGTCGAGGAGGCTCCGGCCGCCGAAGAGACCGCGCCCGAGCCGGACGCTCCGGAAGAGGAAGTGCCGGAGGGCGCGGACGAGCGGGTTCCGGTACTGGAGTCGGGCGGGTTGACCGCGTGGCCGGTGTCGGGGCGTTCGGCGAGCGGGCTGGCGGCGCAGTGGGATCGGCTGGCGGCGTGGGTCGGGGTTCGTCCGGAGCTGGACCCGGCGGACGTGGGTTGGTCGCTGGCGGCGACGCGGTCTTCGTTCGAGCATCGTTCCGTGACGGTCGGCGGGGATTTGGGTTCTCTCTTGTCGGGTGCGGCGGTGCGTGGGGTGGCGCGTTCTGGCGCGCGTGCGGTGTTTGTGTTCGGTGGGCAGGGTGCGCAGTGGGTGGGCATGGGCCGTGCGCTCCTGGCGGAGAGTCCTGTTTTCGCCGATCGGTTCGTGGAGTGCGAGCGGGCGTTGGTGTCCTGTGTGGATTGGTCGCCGCGTGAAGTGTTGACCGAGGCTGCGGAGCTGGGGTCGGCGGCGGTGGTGCAGCCGTTGTTGTGGGCGGTGATGGTGTCGTTGGCGGCGGTGTGGGAGGCCGCGGGCGTCGAACCTGAGGCCGTGGTGGGGCACTCTCAGGGTGAGGTCGCGGCGGCGACGGTGGCGGGGATGTTGTCGCTGGACGACGCGGCGCGAGTGGTGACTGCGCGGTCCCGTGGCTTGTCCGGGCTGTCGGCGGAAGGGTCGATGGTGTCGGTGGTCGCGCCGGTCGGTTCGGTGCGCGAGTTGGTGCAGCGGTGGGGTGATCGGTTGTCGGTGGCGGCGGTGAACGGTCCTGCGGCGACGGTGGTGTCCGGTGATCCGGAGGCGCTGGCGGAGTTTGAGCGGGAGCTGGCGTCGCGGAAGATGCTTCGTTGGCGTGTCCCGGAGACGGACTTCGTGGCGCACTCCTCGGCGGTCGAACCGCTGGAGGCCGTGCTGGCCGACGAACTCGGCGGGATCTCTCCGCGGGCCGGTCGGGTGCCGATGATGTCGACGGTGACCGGCGGGTGGGTGTCCGGGGAGGAGCTGGGCGCCGGCTATTGGTACCGGAATCTGCGGCAGACGGTGCAGTTCGAGAGTGCGGCTCGGGCGTTGCTGGCGGCGGGCTTCGATTCCTTTGTGGAGGTTTCCCCGCATCCGGTGTTGACGGCCTCGGTCACCGAGACCGCGGAAGACGCCGGGGTCGCGGGTGTGGTGACGGTCGGGACCGTCGAGCGGGACAACGCGGGCGCCGCGCGGTTGCTGACGGCGTTCGCGGAAGGCTTCGTGCACGGTCTGCCGGTGGACTGGTCCGCCGTGCTGCCGGCTGGGAAGCCGGTGGAGCTGCCCACCTACGCGTTCCAGCACCAGCGCTACTGGATGGAGGCCGCTTCGGGCGGCGACGGCGCGGGAACGGTCGCGGAGACGCGGTTCTGGGCGGCGGTCGAGGGCGGCGATCTCGCGCACCTGACCGAGGTGCTGGAGCTGGAGGACGAGCGTCCGGTCGGCCAGGTGCTGGAGGCGCTGACCTCGTGGCGGCACCGGGAACTGGGCCGGGCAGCGACCGAGAACTGGCGCTACCGCACCATCTGGACCCCGGTGGCCGATCCGGCCCCGGTTTCCCTCGACGGCATTTGGACGGTGCTCACCGCAGACGCGGCCGACGCTCTCACCGCGAGCTGTGTGCGGGCGCTCGAGGCCCGCGGCGCGGAGGTGCTGGTCGCCGAGCTGCCCGATGGGGTTGTCACGCGCGAAGAAGTCACCGAGTTCCTCGACGAGGTGCTGCCGGTGACGCAGCCCGCCGGGGTGCTGTCGCTGCTCGCGATCGACGAGACGCCGATACCCGAACACCCCGTCCTGACACGGGGACTGGCGCGGACGCTTTCCGTGGCGCAGGTGCTGGTGGACCTGGAGGTCGAGGCGCAGCTGTGGGTGGCCACGCAGGGCGCGCTCGCCGCCGCGGCCGACGACACCGTGCCGAATCCGGTGCAGGTGCAGGCGTGGGGGCTCGGCCGGGTGGTCGGCCTGGAGCATCCCGAAGCCTGGGGCGGTCTGCTCGATCTGCCCGCAGAACTCGACGATGCGGCCGGCGGCCGGCTCACCGCGGTGCTCGCCGGCTGCGGCGAGGACCAGGTCGCGATCCGCGCCGGCGGCCTCCTCGGGCGGCGGCTGGCCAGGGCGGACCGGCCGAAGACGACGGACCGGACGTGGACCCCGCGCGGGACGGCGCTGGTCACCGGCGGCACCGGCGCGATCGGCGGGCACGCAGCCCGCTGGCTGACCCGCCGCGACGCCGAACGCGTTGTGCTGACCAGCCGTTCCGGACCGGCCGCCGGGCACATGCCCGCCCTCGCCGCGGAGTTGGCCGCGGCGGGCACCCGGGTGGACGTCGTCGCCTGCGACGCGGGCAACCGGGCGGAGCTGGCCGGGCTGCTGGACTGGACCGCGCGGACCGGACCCGCGGTGTCCTCGGTGCTGCACACCGCGGGCATCGGGCAGGCCACCACGGTCGCGGAGACCGATCTCGCCGAGACGGCCGCCGTGCTCGCGGCGAAGGTCGCGGGCGCGGTGCATCTCGACGCGCTGACCCGGGATTTCGACCTCGACGCGTTCGTGCTGTTCTCCTCGATCTCCGCGACCTGGGGCAGCGGACTGCAACCCGCATACGGCGCCGCGAACACCTTCCTGGACTCCCTCGCCGAACAGCGCCGGGCCGCGGGCCTGCCCGCCACCTCCGTGGCGTGGGGTTCGTGGGGCGGCGGCGGCATGACCGACTCCGACGGTGCCGCGCAAGGCATCCGACGCGGTCTGCTGGTGATGGACCAGAACCGCGCCATCGAAGCTCTCGGCCAGATCCTCGACGGCGACGAGGGCCGGCTGACCGTCGCCGACATCGACTGGGCGCGGTTCGCTCCGCCCTTCACACTGCGCCGCCCGAGCCCGCTGATCGAGAGCCTCCCGGAGGTCCGCGAGGCGCTTGACGGGCCGGAGGGCGCCGCCGCTGCGGACGACGCGACGCTGCGGCAGGAACTCGCCGGGCTGTCGAAGTCCGAGCGGAACCGGCTGCTGGTCGGGCTCGTCCAGGCGAAGGCCGCCGACGTGCTTGGCTACGCCTCGCCCGACGAGGTGGACGCCGCCCGTGCGTTCAGCGACCTCGGTTTCGACTCGCTGACCTCGGTGGAACTGCGCAACCGGCTCAGCGCCGCCACCGGGCTCGCTCTCCCGGCGACGCTGCTGTTCGACGCGCCCACCCCGAACGCCGCCGCCGCGTTCCTGCTGGCGAAGGTGTCCGGCGCGGACGAGACCGCCGCGCAGGCGCCGGTCGCGGCGGCGGTCACCGACGAACCGCTGGCGATCGTCGGGATGAGCTGCCGGTACCCGGGCGGCGTCACCGGCCCCGAGGACCTGTGGAACCTGGTGGCCGCCGGGACCGACGCCATTTCGGTACTGCCCGGCGACCGCAACTGGGTGGTCGAGGACATGCCGACCAGCGGCGACGGCTACTCCGGGAAACCGGTCCGGTCCGGCGGATTCGTGTACGACGCCACCGGTTTCGACGCCGGGTTCTTCGGGATCAGCCCGCGCGAGGCGGTCTCGATGGACCCGCAGCAGCGGTTGCTGCTGGAGGTGGCGTGGGAATCGCTGGAGCGCGCCGGGATCGACCCGGCGTCGCTGCGGGGTTCCGCGACCGGCGTGTTCGCCGGTGCGTCCGCCTCTGGCTACGGCTGGAGCTCCGGGCTGCAGGGCGAACTGGACGGGCACCTGGTCACCGGCATCTCCACCAGCGTGGTGTCCGGCCGGGTCGCCTACGTGATGGGGCTGGAAGGCCCCGCGGTCACCGTGGACACCGCGTGCTCGTCGTCGTTGGTGGCGCTGCACCTGGCCTGCCAGGCGGTGCGCTCCGGGGAATGCTCCCTGGCGCTGGCCGGCGGTGTGATGGTGGCGGCGAGCCCGCTGCTGTTCAACCAGTTCAGCCGGCAGATGGGGCTCGCGCCGGACGGACGGTGCAAGCCGTTCGGCTCCGGCGCGGACGGCATGGGCCTCAGCGAGGGCGCGGGCATGCTGGTGGTGGAACGGCTTTCCGACGCCGAACGCAACGGGCACCGGATTCTGGCCGTGGTGCGGGGTTCGGCGGTGAACCAGGACGGCGCTTCGAACGGGTTGACCGCGCCGAATGGTCCTTCGCAGCAGCGGGTGATCCGGGCGGCGTTGGCGAGTGCGCGTTTGTCCACTGAGGACGTTGACGTGGTGGAGGCGCACGGGACCGGTACGCCGCTGGGCGACCCGATCGAGGCGCAGGCGTTGCTCGCCA
Proteins encoded in this region:
- a CDS encoding type I polyketide synthase is translated as MNEDKLRYFLKRVTASLHETRQRLQEVESSGEEPIAIVGMSCRFPGGVATPEDLWELLSDGRESVAELPRDRGWDVTAAEVREGNFVDDATGFDAGFFGISPREALSMDPQQRLLLEVVWEALERAGIDPASLRGSATGVFAGASGSGYGWLSGKQGEHDGQVMTGNATSILSGRISYTLGLEGPAITVDTACSSSLVSLHLACQALRSRECSMALVGGAFVAATPVLFTDFSTSLGLSPDGRCKTFGAGADGMGVAEGAGVVVVERLSDARRNGHLILAVVRGSAVNQDGASNGLTAPNGPSQQRVIRAALASARLSTEDVDVVEAHGTGTPLGDPIEAQALLATYGQGRPEGRPLWLGSVKSNIGHTQQAAGMAGIIKTVLSLRNQELPRTLHVEEPTTHVDWSAGEVRLLAEPVPWPEGERVRRAGVSAFGMSGTNVHIIVEEAPAAEETAPEPDAPEEEVPEGADERVPVLESGGLTAWPVSGRSASGLAAQWDRLAAWVGVRPELDPADVGWSLAATRSSFEHRSVTVGGDLGSLLSGAAVRGVARSGARAVFVFGGQGAQWVGMGRALLAESPVFADRFVECERALVSCVDWSPREVLTEAAELGSAAVVQPLLWAVMVSLAAVWEAAGVEPEAVVGHSQGEVAAATVAGMLSLDDAARVVTARSRGLSGLSAEGSMVSVVAPVGSVRELVQRWGDRLSVAAVNGPAATVVSGDPEALAEFERELASRKMLRWRVPETDFVAHSSAVEPLEAVLADELGGISPRAGRVPMMSTVTGGWVSGEELGAGYWYRNLRQTVQFESAARALLAAGFDSFVEVSPHPVLTASVTETAEDAGVAGVVTVGTVERDNAGAARLLTAFAEGFVHGLPVDWSAVLPAGKPVELPTYAFQHQRYWMEAASGGDGAGTVAETRFWAAVEGGDLAHLTEVLELEDERPVGQVLEALTSWRHRELGRAATENWRYRTIWTPVADPAPVSLDGIWTVLTADAADALTASCVRALEARGAEVLVAELPDGVVTREEVTEFLDEVLPVTQPAGVLSLLAIDETPIPEHPVLTRGLARTLSVAQVLVDLEVEAQLWVATQGALAAAADDTVPNPVQVQAWGLGRVVGLEHPEAWGGLLDLPAELDDAAGGRLTAVLAGCGEDQVAIRAGGLLGRRLARADRPKTTDRTWTPRGTALVTGGTGAIGGHAARWLTRRDAERVVLTSRSGPAAGHMPALAAELAAAGTRVDVVACDAGNRAELAGLLDWTARTGPAVSSVLHTAGIGQATTVAETDLAETAAVLAAKVAGAVHLDALTRDFDLDAFVLFSSISATWGSGLQPAYGAANTFLDSLAEQRRAAGLPATSVAWGSWGGGGMTDSDGAAQGIRRGLLVMDQNRAIEALGQILDGDEGRLTVADIDWARFAPPFTLRRPSPLIESLPEVREALDGPEGAAAADDATLRQELAGLSKSERNRLLVGLVQAKAADVLGYASPDEVDAARAFSDLGFDSLTSVELRNRLSAATGLALPATLLFDAPTPNAAAAFLLAKVSGADETAAQAPVAAAVTDEPLAIVGMSCRYPGGVTGPEDLWNLVAAGTDAISVLPGDRNWVVEDMPTSGDGYSGKPVRSGGFVYDATGFDAGFFGISPREAVSMDPQQRLLLEVAWESLERAGIDPASLRGSATGVFAGASASGYGWSSGLQGELDGHLVTGISTSVVSGRVAYVMGLEGPAVTVDTACSSSLVALHLACQAVRSGECSLALAGGVMVAASPLLFNQFSRQMGLAPDGRCKPFGSGADGMGLSEGAGMLVVERLSDAERNGHRILAVVRGSAVNQDGASNGLTAPNGPSQQRVIRAALASARLSTEDVDVVEAHGTGTPLGDPIEAQALLATYGQGRPEGRPLWLGSVKSNIGHSQAAAGVAGVIKMVQALRNRELPRTLHADERSPHVDWASGEVRLLTENKPWAAEDRPRRAGVSSFGMSGTNAHLILEEAPEPVAAEIVDERVPVVTGGLTAWPVSGRSANGLAAQGNRLAAWIDARAELDPVDVGWSLAATRSAFEHRSVTVGGDLASLRSGVPVHGVARSGVRPVFVFGGQGAQWTGMGCALLDESPVFAARFAECERALASCVDWSAREVLLDPAKLASAEVVQPVLWAVMVSLAAVWEAAGVEPEAVVGHSQGEVAAATVAGMLSLDDAARVVTARSRGLSGLSVEGSMVSVVAPVGSVAELMVRWEDRLSVAAVNGPAATVVSGDPEALAEFERELASRKMLRWRVPETDFVAHSSAVEPLEAVLADELGGISPQAGRVPMMSTVTGEWVSGEELGAGYWYRNLRQTVQFESATRALLAADFDSFVEVSPHPVLVASVTETAEDAGVSGVIAVGTVERDNAGAERLLTAFAEAFVHGLSVAWAKILPVGKPVELPTYAFQHQHYWLEPAPGGEAVGTVAEARFWAAVEGGDLAQLTEVLELDDQRPVGEVLEALTSWRHRELGRAATGNWRYRTVWAPITDPDPVTLDGTWAIVAPSGRQLASDCEAALRARGAEVLLLSPEDPIPGSELSGILSLLALDETPTPGNPALNKGLAATIDLVRALGDAQPDTPLWTVTSGAVATAPGTPLTNPVQAQVWGFGRVAALEHPHRWGGLLDLPATLDDRTAGLLAAVLADTGEDQVAIRTAGIHGRRLERAPRTGDAAAPWMSLGTALITGGTGAIGGRVAGLLAARGAERLVLASRTGPSEGVVALAAGLAAQGADVEVVACDAGSRPDLAGLLDRIAATGPALSSVVHAAGIGQFGAIADTDPAEAASVLAAKVEGARHLDELTRDADLDAFVLFSSISATWGSAMQSVYAAANAYLDALAENRAARGEPATSVAWGPWGGGGLTSEEGIAQLARGGFSILEPGQAIQVLAQLVDEGAAQTTVVDVDWATFAPTFTLRRRSPLVENLPEVRQALDDSADGPAGAGATDLAERLAGLSRAEQVRVLVSLVQAEAAAVLSYASADDVEATRAFSDLGFDSLTSVELRNRLGEATGLRLPATLLFDCPTPAAVAGHLWSEQFQDEARPASLVEEVDRLGSLLTEAAPDEKTHELIAERLQSLLSRWTDAGARDGRANAAEKLGSASDEEIFDFIHTELGR